The window CAACGAACCGCGGGGGACGGCGGTGGAGCTGACGCTGGAGCGCGCCGAGGAGTGAGACTCACCGACCGAGTTCGACCGAGTGGTCCGCGCGAATCCAGGCCCCCTTCGCGTCGCTGTCGTAGAGGATAGTCTCGTCGTTCCGGGTGGTGAACGCACCGTAGCGCTCCGGGTCGATGCTCGGCAGTGAATCGTCGTCGGGGGTGTGGACGGCCGCCAGGTCGGTCGCTTCACTCCGATTCTCGTTCGTGGGCATGTGTGTCACGACACGTTCCATCACCCTGAGCGTGATGCCAGTCATTGCCGGTAGAAGGTAATGCATGGTGGGATGGCACGGGGAGTGGGGATATCCGGAGCTGTTCGTCACCGAGTGGTGACTCCGGAGGAGCACGAGAGGAACCGCCGTGAGGCTGCCGGCGGGTGACCGGTGTCGAGCAGCAGCGACAGCGGAGACAGGTATCTCATCGACCGAGTTCGACCGGGTGGTCCGCGCGAATCCAGGCCCCCTTCGCGTCGCTGTCGTAGAGGACGGTCTCGCCGTTCCGGGTCTCGAACGCGCCGTAGCGCTCCGGGTCGATGCTCGGCAGCGAGTCGTCCTCGGGGGTGCGGACGGCCGCCAGGTCGGCGTCGTCGCCGCCGTGACGCTGGTCCATCAGTGCCCCACCTCGACTGCACAGTCGGCGCGAA of the Haloglomus salinum genome contains:
- a CDS encoding DUF7331 family protein, which codes for MDQRHGGDDADLAAVRTPEDDSLPSIDPERYGAFETRNGETVLYDSDAKGAWIRADHPVELGR
- a CDS encoding DUF7331 family protein, coding for MPTNENRSEATDLAAVHTPDDDSLPSIDPERYGAFTTRNDETILYDSDAKGAWIRADHSVELGR